CTTCCCGTTAAAATGGGTGGATCAACTTTAAGGAATCCTTCCTCATTGAAAAACTCATACGTCGCGCGAATAATTTCATTTCTAATTTTCATAATAGCGTGCTGTTTACTAGAACGAAGCCATAAATGACGATGATCCATCAAGAATTCAGTTCCGTGCTCTTTCGGTGTAATCGGATAGTCATGACTTTCACCAACTACGGTTATATTTTGAACCAATAGTTCAAAACCCAATTTAGAACGGGTATCTTCTTGTACAATTCCTTGAACGATAACCGATGTTTCTTGTGTAAGAGATTTTGCTACATCAAATATCTCTTCTCCTACATCATTTTTTACTACGATTCCTTGGAAAAAGTGATCTCCGTCTCGTAGTTGTAGGAAGGCAATCTTTCCAGAGCTACGTTTGTTCGTAATCCATGCTCCAATTTCTACTTCTTTTCCTACATATTCTTTTGCATTTTTCATTGTTATTCGATTCAACTTTATTACCCCTTCACGTCAATTTCTATTTGATTTCAACTGAATAAATTGCTTTATTCGTTTGATTGCTTCTGTTAGGTTTTCTTTATTTAATGTGTAACTAATACGAACATAATCAGGAAAGCCAAAGCCATCTCCACCAACAACCGCTACATGTCCTTCTTCTAAAAGTCCAAGAGCAAAATCAGAGACAGTTGAATAACCGGTCATGGTCGCTGCTTCCTTTGCATTTACAAATATATAAAAGGCTCCCTGGGGCTTTGTAGCCTGAAAACCAGGAATCGATTCAATAAGCGGAAAGAAATAATCTAACCGTTTCTCAAATTCCTCTCTCATTTCATTTACAAAATTTTGATTTCCTGTTAGAGCTGCTAAAGCTGCATATTGACTAACAGATGCAGGATTAGAAGTAGAATGACTCGCTAGTTGAATCATTTTGCCAATCACTTCTTGATTTCCCATTGCATATCCAATTCTCCAACCAGTCATAGCATAACTTTTAGAGACACCATTGATAATAATCGACTGATTTTTAATTTCTTCTGAAAGAGAAGCAATGGAAACCGCTTCTTGTTGATGGTAGCAAAGACGGTAATATATTTCATCTGAAATAATCAAAATATTATGTTCTACTGCCCAATTGCCTATTTCTCTTAATTCCTCTTCCGTATAAACCGCACCCGTTGGATTATTAGGAGAATTCAAAATAATCGCAACCGTTTTATTAGTACGATGTTTTTCCAACATCTCTAACGATATTTTGAAATTATTTTCGGGTACACCGTCAATTAAGATATTTTTCCCACCTGCTAATTTTACTTGTTCAGTGTAACTAACCCAGTAGGGAGATGGAATGATTACTTCATCTTCAGGATTTAATATCACTTGAAATAAAGTATAAAGCGCATTTTTAGCTCCGTCAGAAACCATCACTTGATTTAATTCGTACTGAACTCCATCTGTTTCTTGATGATAATCAATGATTGCTTGCCGCAACGGTAAAATTCCAGCACTCGGTGTATAATGATTCACTTTATTTTCTTGAATTGCTTGGATGGCAGCATCACGAATATTTTTGGGAGTTTCAAAGTCCGGCTCTCCTACTGTCAGACTAATAATATCCGCACCTTTTGCTTTCATTGCTTTTACTTTTGTGGAAGTTGCTAATGTTGGAGATTCTGCCACTAAAGACATTCGTTTGGAAATTCGTACCATTTTATTCACCTCGTTTTAAATGTTTTCATACTCACGAATGGTTTCACCCGTATAAACAGATATTAAAAAATAGCCAATCGAGCCATCTTCATTTTTATAAGCTATTTCCCAAAAAGGATCCTCTGTTTCAATACCAATACGTGCTTCCAGGATTTTAAATGGTTCTTTTTCCGCTTGCAAGATTGATTTCGCTTCTTCTTCGGTAACTATTGCATCAGCATCTAAAAGAAGCGTATCTCCTCCATCTTGCTTGATGACGACATAAAAATGATCTAGATTTTCGGTAAATCCTTCCACTGTAAAATAGGTTTCTTCGGATCCATTATACCAATAGAAATCTTTTACATCCTCAATACCTGCTAGTTCTTGCGCAATTATTTTTGCTTCTTTTTCAGCTTGTACGAGTGGTTGTTGAGAGCGGAAAAAGATAGTATAGGAGCTGACAATTAATAAGAAAAGCAAAAAGATAGAAGCAATTGTAAATTTTCTTTTCATTGAAATACCCTCTCCCTTTTATATTCCACTCTTATTCATTTATTATTCTATCATACTCAAATTAATCGTAAATGGGAATGACTCTTTTTATTTTTCAAAATACTTTTTTGCCTCTTCAGGTATCTCTGGCAAGGGCAATTCTTTTACTTGGACATGAGTAGGAAGCATTTTTTGAACTTGTCGTGCATAGGAACTATGCACGAGTCGACTATCTAAACAAATAACAATCCCTTTTTCTTTTTCGCTTCGAGCGACTCTTCCGATTCCTTGAATAAAACGAGTCATCATCAGAGGAAGATATTCTTGTTGAAAAGCGCTTCTCCCTGTGTTCTCATAATATTTCTTCATTGCAAGGTTGGTTGGAGTTCCTGGAGAAAGAAACGGTAGTCTAGTTACGACAAGCAACTCTACTGGATGATTTGGGAAGTCAATCCCCTCCCAATAGCTTCCTGTGCCAAATAACACTGCCTGCTCGGCTTCTAAAAAGCGTTTATGAACTCTTCTTCTACTTCCAGAGAAACCTTGTGCAAGCATCTCTGTTCCTGTATTTTCGAAATGTCTTTTTTCTTTTAAATACAGATACACTTTTTCCAAAACCTCATGCGAATTGAAAAGAATGAGAGATTTTTTGTTTGTTTCTTCCGTTAAATCACAAATAAAATCTGATACAAGTCGAATCCATTCTTGTTGATTGATTTGTGGAACTGGAGCGAGATTACTTGGGACCATAATAACCAACTCAGCTTGATCTTTCACAATTTGTGATTGGAAGACTAAAGAAGGTAGATGAGAAACCCCAATTTTTCTAGAAAAATAATCGACATCTGACTCCAATAAGAGTGTCGCACTTATATACAGAACCTTTTGGAAGTTTTCTCGAAATTGTTGTTGGAGCTTTTCTCCTGGATTAAAACTTGCTTTGACAAGTTCACAAGCAAACGTACTGTTTTCTATTTGGTACTGTAAATAGTAATAGTCACTCTCCGCTACTTCTTTCAACTGTCTTAAGGTTTCACTTAATTTTTGTAAAGACTGAAGATACAGACGCATGCGATTATGAAAGGAAGGACCTTCAGAACCTTGCTCTAAATCGGTATAGCGAGAACCTGCCATTTCTACTTCCTTCATGGAGCGTGCAATTCTATTGAGGGTTCTTTCAATTTTAAGACTAATAAATTGTTCAGAATCGATGTATACCTTATTTTCTTTTTGTTTACTCTTATTGTTTTGTTCCTGTACATGAATTATTTCCGTATAAAATAATTGCTCTAATTCTGTTAGTTCGTTATGAAATTGTTCCAATGCAAACTCCAGATTAATTAATTCATATTGTGGAAATGATTGCATAGCATTTTTTTCCAAGTATTCTCGATACGATCGCGTATCCTCAGAAATTTTCAATGATTTCCTATTTAAAGAACTCAATGAGAATATTATTTTTTCTTTTTCTTGAAAGACGGTTGGCAATCGATGAGCCTCATCTATAATTAAAATGGGGTTCTCCTTGGAACCAAAGTCATTAAAGTCTTCAATATGATGGGATAGATATGCGTGATTCGTTACTAAAATACTAGCTTGCTTAGCTTTTAACTGACTATACACGTAAAAGTCTTCCTCTTTCCACTTCTTACTTGTACGGACTTCTTCTTGATGATAACGGATTTTTTCGAGTAGTCCTCCAACTTGGTGGCTGGGGCTAAGTTCAGATAGGTCCCCCGTGTCCGTTTCGGTTAACCATACATATATACTCATCACAACTAAAGCCTCTGTATCAGAAAGGAATTCAAAATCTAGTGTAGAAAATTTTTCTAAATTCAATAAATGATTCTTACTTACTAAAGAAGTCATTTGGAAAGGAAAAGGTAATCCACTTTTTATTTTTTCTAAACTTTGCATTAAAAGCTGCTCTTGTAAAAGAAGTGTAGAAGTAGATATAATTACTTTTTTATCCGGATTAGCTAAGAGGATTGCTGGTAATGAATAGGCCAGTGTTTTTCCAATTCCTGTCGGAGCTTCTATCGCTAAGTCGTACTGATCTTCGTTTAAAAGAAAATCCATTACCCCTGCCATCATTTCCATTTGATTCTTTCTTTTTGTATATCCTAACTTTCGAAAGAATGACTCATCTCGTGATAATTCTTCAAATACGTTTTCTTTTGATCGGTAATTCGTCTGTTCAAAAGAAATATTCTTTGTACGAAGAGCCACCCCATTTGTAATCGTAATCGCAGCTGGTTTCGGCTCTCGTTTTTCTCTTGCTCTATCTAGGCACATTTCCAAAAAATCCTGATTATTCTTTTGTGTATGTTTTGATAACAAGCAAAGTTTTTCCAAAGTAACAATAGGTAAATGGACTGCTCGTTTTTTTAAAAACAGAAATAATTCAGCTGTTGCGTGAGCATCCCCAGCTGCATCGTGAACTCCAGGATGACTTAAAGAAAATAATTGCGATAGATCTGAAAGACGATAGCTCTCTAACGAAGGGTAAAGAATTTTTGCAAGTTCAACTGTATCCATCCCTTTTAATTCCAATTCGGGCATCCCTGCATCTTGAAAAGCTTGATTTAAAAAGCGATAATCAAATGCAATATTATGTGCAACAAAAATACAGTTTTGGATAAGATTGTAAACATAAGGTGCGATATCTTCAAAATAAGGAGCTGATTGAACATCTCTATTAGTAATCCCTGTCAAATTTTCGATTAAAGGTGGAATAGAGTGACCGGGATTTACGGTAATATCATATTCTTGCATCACCTGATCATCTTGTAAGAACGTAATTCCTATTTGAATAATCCGATGCCCTTTCCTGTAGCTTGATCCAGTGGTTTCTAAATCAATAACCGCATAAATGTTTTGCTGATCCTTCATATTTCGTAAAACCCCAATTCTCTCCCTAATTCATACTCTTCTATTTTACTAAAAATAAAGGAATATTTATACCTTTTCAACAAAAAGAAAAACCCGTCCAAGTAGACGGGTCACAAAAAATATTAAAAAATCAGTTATATGATTAGTTAAAAGTAATGTCTGTATAGATATCTTCAACTGTTTTATCTGGGTCAATCACAATATAAAGACTATTGTCAGTTGAAATATGGGAAGTCTGATATTTATTATCATTTCCATCTGTATCTAATGCAAGATATGGGAAGTAAATTGTATCACTTTGTACAATTACGTCAGATTTAGGGTGATCTTCATCTGTGTACATGATATCCATCATTTCGATATCTTGATATTTTCCAACACGACTGAACATACCCGCTTCAATTCCACCTAAGTTGATATCATTTGAGTTAACATGATCTGCTTCTGGACGGATTTCGATACGTAGAGATTCGCATGGATGAATTTCTTGGAAATTACTGTCGCCAATTCTTCCATAACTAGTTGTAACTTGTTTAATCCACAAGTCTCCAACATTTTCACGCTTTATAGTCCATGTTTCACCATTTCTAAATGTAAATTTAAGAGCTGCCATTACTTTTTTCATTTAATTCTCCTACCTTTCATTATTGTGAATATTTTACCATAATTCCAATTATAATCAAAGCTAATTAACAAATTTCACTTGTCTTAGAAATCATTACCTACAGTAATTTATCCATAAACTTTTCTCGGTTTACAACAGAACGAGTGTGTTCCCCAATCGCAATTAATTGATCATTTTCTTTTGCAACAAGAGAAAACGAGTATTTATTTCGGTGAAGTTCCTTAGTTTTTATTTCAATTTTAATTTTTGCGCCTACTGCAGAGGGCGCACGATGTTCCAAACTAATAAAAGTTCCTACAGAAGTCTCTTCTGGTAAGACTAATTTCTTCAACATTTCTTTGCAACTATTTTCCATAAATGCAATCAAAGCGGGTGACGCCAATACATCCAACTCACCTGATCCTAAAAAAGCTGCCGTATGTTCTTTTTTTACGACATACTCATCGATTTGAATTTCATCCATATAAATAGATTTCCTTCTCATAATGTATGCTTTTATTTCTGCTTGATTATTTTTTAGTTTACCAGCTAGAATGTTGGTTTTAACATCTTCCAAAATAACACCTAAATGAGGGCCACCTTTACGCGTTTCAAGAATTTCCATGACATCTTTCCCATTTGTCTCTATATCACGAGTTGTATAAATGGGCATGGTTTTATGTAGGGAAAGGAGTTGATTGACATCGGCTACCATTCCAAAACCATTTACCATTTCTTCCACTTCTAGAGCAATTTCAATGCCCGTATCAAATAAGATATGGTGATCCCAACTTTTTTTCAATCGATGATGGAGTGCAAGATAAGCCTTCTTGATATCTCGTATCTCTTTATTTGAAAGTTTCCAATCTTTTAGAAAGGATTCTACCTTTTCTTCACGAATATCTAAAAAATAAAGAAGAATGGTCCAAGCAATCAACTGTGACTGAAATTGGACTGGAAATAGAGCTAAATCAATCAGGCTTTCTTCTCGATTTTGAAGTCCTGGACATACTTGAAACAATCTTGTCTCAACAAAAAACTTAATTCCACCTTTTCTATTTCGTCCAACTAATAATTTTGCCCATTCATCTCGAATTCGTTCCACGGCTATTTTAGACAATAAAGGATGATAATCTTTTACGGCTTGTTTGGTTTCCTCTTCAACATCAAAGCCAAGTTGACTAATAAAGCGAGCGGCGCGCATCATCCGCAACGCATCTTCACGAAATCGCTCCATTGGATTACCTACTGCACGAATCAATTTCTTTTCGATATCTTCTTGTCCATCAAATGGATCTTCTAACATTCCATCTCGATTAAGAGCAATCGCATTGATTGTAAAATCTCGCCTCTTTAAGTCTTCATCCAACCTTCGAACATAGTGAACACTTTCAGGTCGTCGGAATTTTTCGTATTTTGATTCTGTACGAAATGTCGTAATCTCATACGTCATTTTCTCATGTAATACCATCACTGTACCGTGTTTAATCCCTACATCGAACGTTATCGGGAAAATACGCTGTATTTCATCCGGAACGGCACTACTTGCAATATCTACATCTGATATCGGCAAGTGAAGCAAGGTATCCCTCACTCCACCTCCTACAAAATAAGCTTCATAGCCTGCTTGTTCAATTTTATCGATTAACGGGATTGCTTTTTTGAATTCGGGTATGTTCTGAATATTAATCATCTTTATTCCAATCCATTATCAATGGCTCCTTGATAATTCATATCATTTTTTTATCATCTATTTCTTTTAGTTCTTCTGTGTAGGCTTTAAACTTCGCTTCATCTTTATCAACGAGGGCTGAATCAATTAATTGGAGTAAATGCTGTTTTCTCTCTCTTAGAGCCAATCTATTTAATGATTCATCAACGCGTTCTTCAAGCTCAGGGTCAAAAGAGATTTCATCCTTTTCAAAGGGGTTATCCTCTAATACACCAAATGCTGACAAAGATTGATAACTTTTTTGAAAGAATAGTTCTAAATAAAAGTCTTCTTTCCAATTTAGTCTTAAATCATGAAAGGCTTGTTCTGGATCATCAAAAAGTTTTCCGTCCTTGTAGTAAACAAAAGCTTCCTTGGGACTTTCTAAGGATGCCAATCCCATTCCCCTATTCGTACTTTCAATATTTTCTACAAAGTGAATATTTTTCAATAATACTTCATGATTCAACAAGTAGTTTAGAATCCACAAAGATTCTCTTCTTTTTAATTGATAGTTTTGGATAAACCAAGTAATAAACTTCTTTTTTCTTCCAATGATGGTCGCAACATGTTCCCGCCCCTTCCGCTTTGATTAGAAA
The Jeotgalibaca sp. MA1X17-3 genome window above contains:
- a CDS encoding helicase C-terminal domain-containing protein, which gives rise to MKDQQNIYAVIDLETTGSSYRKGHRIIQIGITFLQDDQVMQEYDITVNPGHSIPPLIENLTGITNRDVQSAPYFEDIAPYVYNLIQNCIFVAHNIAFDYRFLNQAFQDAGMPELELKGMDTVELAKILYPSLESYRLSDLSQLFSLSHPGVHDAAGDAHATAELFLFLKKRAVHLPIVTLEKLCLLSKHTQKNNQDFLEMCLDRAREKREPKPAAITITNGVALRTKNISFEQTNYRSKENVFEELSRDESFFRKLGYTKRKNQMEMMAGVMDFLLNEDQYDLAIEAPTGIGKTLAYSLPAILLANPDKKVIISTSTLLLQEQLLMQSLEKIKSGLPFPFQMTSLVSKNHLLNLEKFSTLDFEFLSDTEALVVMSIYVWLTETDTGDLSELSPSHQVGGLLEKIRYHQEEVRTSKKWKEEDFYVYSQLKAKQASILVTNHAYLSHHIEDFNDFGSKENPILIIDEAHRLPTVFQEKEKIIFSLSSLNRKSLKISEDTRSYREYLEKNAMQSFPQYELINLEFALEQFHNELTELEQLFYTEIIHVQEQNNKSKQKENKVYIDSEQFISLKIERTLNRIARSMKEVEMAGSRYTDLEQGSEGPSFHNRMRLYLQSLQKLSETLRQLKEVAESDYYYLQYQIENSTFACELVKASFNPGEKLQQQFRENFQKVLYISATLLLESDVDYFSRKIGVSHLPSLVFQSQIVKDQAELVIMVPSNLAPVPQINQQEWIRLVSDFICDLTEETNKKSLILFNSHEVLEKVYLYLKEKRHFENTGTEMLAQGFSGSRRRVHKRFLEAEQAVLFGTGSYWEGIDFPNHPVELLVVTRLPFLSPGTPTNLAMKKYYENTGRSAFQQEYLPLMMTRFIQGIGRVARSEKEKGIVICLDSRLVHSSYARQVQKMLPTHVQVKELPLPEIPEEAKKYFEK
- a CDS encoding DUF5590 domain-containing protein, with product MKRKFTIASIFLLFLLIVSSYTIFFRSQQPLVQAEKEAKIIAQELAGIEDVKDFYWYNGSEETYFTVEGFTENLDHFYVVIKQDGGDTLLLDADAIVTEEEAKSILQAEKEPFKILEARIGIETEDPFWEIAYKNEDGSIGYFLISVYTGETIREYENI
- a CDS encoding pyridoxal phosphate-dependent aminotransferase, with protein sequence MVRISKRMSLVAESPTLATSTKVKAMKAKGADIISLTVGEPDFETPKNIRDAAIQAIQENKVNHYTPSAGILPLRQAIIDYHQETDGVQYELNQVMVSDGAKNALYTLFQVILNPEDEVIIPSPYWVSYTEQVKLAGGKNILIDGVPENNFKISLEMLEKHRTNKTVAIILNSPNNPTGAVYTEEELREIGNWAVEHNILIISDEIYYRLCYHQQEAVSIASLSEEIKNQSIIINGVSKSYAMTGWRIGYAMGNQEVIGKMIQLASHSTSNPASVSQYAALAALTGNQNFVNEMREEFEKRLDYFFPLIESIPGFQATKPQGAFYIFVNAKEAATMTGYSTVSDFALGLLEEGHVAVVGGDGFGFPDYVRISYTLNKENLTEAIKRIKQFIQLKSNRN
- a CDS encoding CCA tRNA nucleotidyltransferase, encoding MINIQNIPEFKKAIPLIDKIEQAGYEAYFVGGGVRDTLLHLPISDVDIASSAVPDEIQRIFPITFDVGIKHGTVMVLHEKMTYEITTFRTESKYEKFRRPESVHYVRRLDEDLKRRDFTINAIALNRDGMLEDPFDGQEDIEKKLIRAVGNPMERFREDALRMMRAARFISQLGFDVEEETKQAVKDYHPLLSKIAVERIRDEWAKLLVGRNRKGGIKFFVETRLFQVCPGLQNREESLIDLALFPVQFQSQLIAWTILLYFLDIREEKVESFLKDWKLSNKEIRDIKKAYLALHHRLKKSWDHHILFDTGIEIALEVEEMVNGFGMVADVNQLLSLHKTMPIYTTRDIETNGKDVMEILETRKGGPHLGVILEDVKTNILAGKLKNNQAEIKAYIMRRKSIYMDEIQIDEYVVKKEHTAAFLGSGELDVLASPALIAFMENSCKEMLKKLVLPEETSVGTFISLEHRAPSAVGAKIKIEIKTKELHRNKYSFSLVAKENDQLIAIGEHTRSVVNREKFMDKLL
- a CDS encoding YpiB family protein yields the protein MWILNYLLNHEVLLKNIHFVENIESTNRGMGLASLESPKEAFVYYKDGKLFDDPEQAFHDLRLNWKEDFYLELFFQKSYQSLSAFGVLEDNPFEKDEISFDPELEERVDESLNRLALRERKQHLLQLIDSALVDKDEAKFKAYTEELKEIDDKKMI